The Pseudomonas sp. B21-023 genomic interval CCTGAGGCCTTCAGCCGCAGGCCTTGAGGTTGACCGGGCCGACGAAGGCGTTGCCGCGCCCCATCACGCATGCCACCTGCTGGTTGCGCTGCAGTTCCCAAGCCTGCGGCGGGTAGGTCTTGTTCCAGGCCTCGAACAACTGGCGGTCCTGTTTGGACAGGCGCAGGTCGTACTGTTTGCTCATGTAGAAGTAGGTGCGCGCGATCATCCCGCGGATCGACGGGCGTGGCATGACCTTCTTGGCCTTGAAGTCGACCTGGGTCAGGCAACTGCCGTACTGGCCATGCTGCTCGGGCAGCCAGCCGAAGCTGAAGTTGCTGCGGTCGCCGTTGACCTCGCCGATGCTCGGCACCAGGTTGTGCAGGTCGGCCTCGGCCCGCTGGTAGACCTTGTCGTTGCGCGAGCAGTTCTTGCGCCCACCATCCTGCCAGCACTGGCGCTGATGGCCGATCTGCCAGGCCGGGACAATGTGCTCCCACTCGATGCGCGAGGCACGGTTGAGGTTCTTGCGCGGCGCATAGCCGCAGGACGCCAGGTCGACCTTGTTGCCCTTGTACTTGCAGCCGCAATAGAACTCGGTGGACTGCGGCGCGTACAGCTTCCAGGCGACCTTCTTGGCCTCCTGGAAGGTGCGCGGTGCGTCGGCGTGGGCGAGGGGGGTAATCAGCAGCAGGCAGGCGGCGAAAAGCGAAACTCTCATGCGCGGTCAGTCTTCCTTCGGCACGGTCCAGAAAACCTGTACGCCGCCATCGTCGCGGTGGGCGAGGGTGACGTTGTCGTTCTCGGCGATTTCCTCGAGCAGGGTTTCCCAGTCGTCGGGCGACTCGTGCTCCAGGCGGAAGATCAAGGCGGCGCGGCTGCGCTGGGCGGTGGGGCTGTTGATGATCTTCTGGATGCGCTGACCCAGTAGTTCATAACTGCTTGGCGACGCGGAGGCGGGTTTGGCCACGGGGCTGTTCCTTGTTTTGCTGTATGTGCATACAGTATTTCACTGTAAGCCGTTTCGCAACAGCAGGTAGGATGAAAGCCGTATAAGACCGTGGTAGAGGGATTGGTTCCATTGAAAGCATCGCGGGGCCAGCCCGCTCCCACACAATCGCCGCAGACTTGTGGGAGCGGGCTGGCCCCGCGATGGGCCGGTATGTTCAACACACCAGCCCGAGGTGCATGCCGATCAGTATTCCCAGAAGATCCGCTGCAGCTCTTTGCTGTCCTGGGTCTTGGTCATTGCGACCATTGCCAGGATCCGTGCCTTTTGCGGGTTCAGGTCATGGGCCACGACCCAGTCGTTCTTGTCATCAGGCTGTTCGGCATTGCGCAGCACAAAGCCGCCCTGGTTGACGTGGGACGAACGGATGATCTGCACGCCTTCCTTGCGCAGCTCCTGCAGCGCCGGCACCACGCGCGACGACACCGAGCCATTGCCGGTACCGGCGTGGATGATCGCCTTCGCGCCACCCTGGGCCAGCGCCTTGTAGGCGGTGTCGGTCACGTTGCCGTAGCCGTAGGCGATATCCACGGCCGGCAGCTTGCTGATGGTCTTGATGTCGAACTCGGAGTTGACGGTGTGGCGCTTGGCCGGCAGGCGGAAGAAGTACGACTTGCCTTCGACCACCATGCCCAGCGGGCCCCACTGGCTCTTGAAGGCTTCGGTCTTGATATTGACCGCCTTGCTCACGTCACGGCCGGACTGGATCTCGTCGTTCATGGTTACCAGCACGCCCTTGCCGCGGGCGTCCTTGCTGCTGGCCACGGCCACGGCGTTGTACAGGTTGAGCATGCCGTCGGCGGACATCGCGGTGCCCGGGCGCATCGAGCCGACCACGATGATCGGCTTGTCGGTCTTCTCCACCAGGTTGAGGAAGTAGGCGGTTTCTTCGAGGGTGTCGGTGCCGTGGGTGATGACGATGCCATCGACGTCCTTGCTGTCGGCCAGTTCGGCGACGCGCTTGCCCAGCTTGAGCAGGTCGTCGTTGCCGATGCTTTCCGAGGCGACCTGCATCACCTGCTCGCCGCGCACGTTGGCCAGGTCCTTCAGCTCTGGCACGCCGGCGATCAGCTTGTCGATGCCTACCTTGGCGGCCTGGTAGGTGGCGCTGTTGGCGGCGCTGGCGCCAGCGCCGGCGATGGTGCCGCCGGTGGCGAGGATGACCACGTTGGCGAGTTTCTGTTGTTGCGCGGCTTCCTTGGCGGAAACGCCGGTCGGCAGTACCAACAGCAGCGCCAGGGCGCTCGGTGCGAAGGTCTTGATAGCGGATTTCATCATTACTGCTTCTCTCTTCCTGGGTGAGATGTGCGTTATGTCGCACTGGGTAAAGGCAGATTTCGTACCAGCAACTACCGTTCGTCGAATTTCATCTGGAAACCCCTGTTGCGACTGGGGGTACTCGAAGCGACCATGGGGTCAAGCCGATCCGTGGTGTTCGGCTGGCCGAACAAGCGAAGGAAATGTGTTCGGTTTTTCGGACAAATTGCGGATAATCCGACCGGCGTAGCTGTGGCTGCCTACGCAATGGATTTGACAAAAGCGGGGCCTGTTTACATAGTTAGCCACCGCAAACGTTTGCGATCCGATAAAAACCACAAGATTCGGAGTCATTTCCATGAAGCTGCCGTTTTCCGGCCGTCCGCTGGCCCTCGCCGTTCTGTCGTCGCTGATTTTCTCCCTGTCTGCCTGCCGCCACACCGAGGAGGCGCCCAAGGTCGGCCTGGTGATGAAATCCCTGGCCAACGAGTTCTTCCGCACCATGGAAGACGGCGCCAAGGATTATCAGAAAACCCATGCCAGCGAATTCGAGCTGGTCGCCAACGGCATCAAGAACGAGACCGATACCGGCGAGCAGATCCGTATCGTCGAGCAGATGGTCAACTCGGGCGCCAAGGCGCTGGTCATCGCTCCGGCCGACTCCAAGGCGCTGGTATCGGCGGTGAAGAAGGCCATGGACAAAGGCGTGATCGTGATCAACATCGATAATCGCCTCGACCCCGAAACCCTCAAGAGCAAAGGCATCAGCGTGCCGTTCGTAGGCCCGGACAACCGCAAGGGCGCGCGCATGGTCGGCGATTACCTGGCCCAGCAAAAGCTCAAGGCCGGTGACCAGGTCGGCATCATCGAAGGCGTGCCGACCACCACCAATGCCCAGCAGCGCACCGCCGGTTTCAAGGACGCCATGGAAGCCGCGCAGATGAAGATCGTCTCGGTGCAATCCGGCAACTGGGAGATCGACAAGGGCAACGCCGTTGCCGCCTCGATGCTCAACGAGTATCCCGATTTGAAGGCGCTGCTGGCCGGCAACGACAGCATGGCCCTGGGTGCTGTCTCGGCCGTGCGCGCCGCCGGCAAGACCGGCCAGGTGCAGGTGGTCGGCTACGACAACATCAAGGCCATCGAGCCGATGCTCAAGGATGGCCGTGTGCTCGCCACCCTCGACCAGGCGGCCAGCCAGCAGGCGGTGTATGGCATCCAGGCGGCGCTGAAGATGCTCAAGGGCGAGCAGCCCGGCGTGGATGCCGACAATGTCATCCAGACCCCGGTCAAGCTGATTACCAAGTGACAAAGTGATCTCTGTAGGAGCGGCTTCAGCCGCGATGCAGGCACTGCGGTGCCTGGCACCCGCTTCGCGGGTGATCGCGGCTGAAGCCGCTCCTACAGGGGGGTATGTCTATTTAGGAGAATGGCCATGTCAGTACCGGCCAATGAAACCGTGCTAGCCGTCAGCGGCCTGGGCAAGACCTACGCCCAGCCCGTGCTCGGCGATGTCACCCTCGAGCTGCGCGGCGGCGAGGTGCTGGCCCTGACCGGCGAGAACGGCGCGGGCAAGTCGACCCTGTCCAAGCTGATCAGCGGTTTGGAGATCCCCACCACCGGGCAGATGCTCTACCGCGGCCAGCCCTACGCCCCCGCCAGCCGCGCCGAGGCCGAACGCCTCGGCGTGCGCATGGTGATGCAGGAGCTCAACCTGCTGCCGACGCTGACCGTGGCCGAGAACCTGTTCCTTG includes:
- a CDS encoding endonuclease, whose protein sequence is MRVSLFAACLLLITPLAHADAPRTFQEAKKVAWKLYAPQSTEFYCGCKYKGNKVDLASCGYAPRKNLNRASRIEWEHIVPAWQIGHQRQCWQDGGRKNCSRNDKVYQRAEADLHNLVPSIGEVNGDRSNFSFGWLPEQHGQYGSCLTQVDFKAKKVMPRPSIRGMIARTYFYMSKQYDLRLSKQDRQLFEAWNKTYPPQAWELQRNQQVACVMGRGNAFVGPVNLKACG
- a CDS encoding DUF1654 domain-containing protein, whose product is MAKPASASPSSYELLGQRIQKIINSPTAQRSRAALIFRLEHESPDDWETLLEEIAENDNVTLAHRDDGGVQVFWTVPKED
- a CDS encoding asparaginase, encoding MKSAIKTFAPSALALLLVLPTGVSAKEAAQQQKLANVVILATGGTIAGAGASAANSATYQAAKVGIDKLIAGVPELKDLANVRGEQVMQVASESIGNDDLLKLGKRVAELADSKDVDGIVITHGTDTLEETAYFLNLVEKTDKPIIVVGSMRPGTAMSADGMLNLYNAVAVASSKDARGKGVLVTMNDEIQSGRDVSKAVNIKTEAFKSQWGPLGMVVEGKSYFFRLPAKRHTVNSEFDIKTISKLPAVDIAYGYGNVTDTAYKALAQGGAKAIIHAGTGNGSVSSRVVPALQELRKEGVQIIRSSHVNQGGFVLRNAEQPDDKNDWVVAHDLNPQKARILAMVAMTKTQDSKELQRIFWEY
- a CDS encoding sugar ABC transporter substrate-binding protein, whose protein sequence is MKLPFSGRPLALAVLSSLIFSLSACRHTEEAPKVGLVMKSLANEFFRTMEDGAKDYQKTHASEFELVANGIKNETDTGEQIRIVEQMVNSGAKALVIAPADSKALVSAVKKAMDKGVIVINIDNRLDPETLKSKGISVPFVGPDNRKGARMVGDYLAQQKLKAGDQVGIIEGVPTTTNAQQRTAGFKDAMEAAQMKIVSVQSGNWEIDKGNAVAASMLNEYPDLKALLAGNDSMALGAVSAVRAAGKTGQVQVVGYDNIKAIEPMLKDGRVLATLDQAASQQAVYGIQAALKMLKGEQPGVDADNVIQTPVKLITK